A single region of the Streptomyces vilmorinianum genome encodes:
- a CDS encoding site-specific integrase, whose amino-acid sequence MLDEQRSGRDLRNFVLPELGQLLLYLKELMARDSSPLTPRSYGMDLLRWFRFLWALGIEWDRATREDARDFMLWMKVADKPKRIHWRHRGKALSEVPSPRSDRPAPGTPNPVTGKHTVGTKYSPATRAHCETVLREFYNFHLE is encoded by the coding sequence GTGCTTGATGAGCAGCGGTCCGGAAGGGACCTGAGGAACTTCGTCCTGCCCGAGTTAGGCCAGCTACTGCTCTACCTCAAGGAGCTGATGGCGAGGGACAGCTCGCCGTTGACGCCACGTTCGTACGGCATGGATCTGCTGCGCTGGTTCCGGTTCTTATGGGCGCTCGGGATCGAGTGGGACCGTGCGACCCGGGAAGACGCCCGGGACTTCATGTTGTGGATGAAGGTGGCGGACAAGCCGAAGCGCATCCATTGGCGCCATCGCGGCAAGGCTCTCTCCGAGGTCCCGTCGCCTCGCAGTGACAGGCCGGCACCAGGTACGCCGAATCCGGTGACTGGAAAGCACACGGTCGGGACCAAGTACTCGCCGGCAACCCGGGCTCATTGCGAGACGGTGCTTCGGGAGTTCTACAACTTCCATCTGGAATGA
- a CDS encoding site-specific integrase: MMFNRANDLLGANWTLHDLRHTATFLMLDDPNMPPVYVQKILGRKYLSTLDIYKRPNRGDVIRAGLAHHARQEKPAQLDAQISRKQESVDLGIPTFREIVARTTAAATPPEPA; encoded by the coding sequence ATGATGTTCAACCGCGCCAACGATCTCCTGGGCGCCAACTGGACCCTTCACGATCTGCGGCACACGGCGACGTTCCTCATGCTCGATGACCCGAACATGCCGCCGGTCTACGTGCAAAAGATCCTCGGCCGCAAGTACCTGTCGACCCTGGACATTTACAAGCGTCCGAACAGGGGCGACGTCATCAGAGCCGGCCTCGCCCACCACGCCCGTCAGGAGAAGCCAGCCCAACTCGACGCCCAGATCTCCCGCAAGCAGGAGTCTGTCGACCTAGGCATTCCTACCTTCCGGGAGATCGTTGCTCGCACCACTGCGGCGGCCACCCCGCCGGAGCCTGCGTGA
- a CDS encoding DUF5958 family protein, translating into MTEPSSDDGRTFRRETERVVNEIAQGLRTLDAGVRWFSDLAPTRQQMVLQEVAGYAMQAHTTAADGRAGVARSGVKPTANPSVMICMDPPRYGFAGLPSAEHVKAFRVLVSVFAVADTRRRERYCKCACGHAWHNLPAATERP; encoded by the coding sequence ATGACTGAACCGAGCAGCGACGACGGCCGGACCTTCCGGCGCGAGACCGAGCGGGTCGTCAACGAGATCGCCCAGGGGCTCCGCACGTTGGACGCTGGTGTGAGGTGGTTCTCCGACCTCGCCCCGACACGCCAGCAGATGGTTCTACAGGAAGTCGCTGGCTATGCGATGCAGGCGCACACTACAGCTGCGGACGGCCGTGCGGGGGTGGCGCGGTCTGGTGTGAAGCCCACGGCTAACCCCTCGGTCATGATCTGCATGGACCCGCCCCGCTACGGGTTCGCGGGCCTGCCCTCCGCCGAACACGTCAAGGCGTTCCGCGTCCTCGTTTCCGTGTTCGCCGTTGCGGACACTCGCCGCCGCGAGAGGTACTGCAAATGCGCCTGCGGACATGCATGGCACAACCTGCCGGCGGCGACCGAGCGGCCGTAG